A window of Cydia pomonella isolate Wapato2018A chromosome 22, ilCydPomo1, whole genome shotgun sequence contains these coding sequences:
- the LOC133529994 gene encoding uncharacterized protein LOC133529994: MYRISVLLGWYLFIGFYGICKSVAEQTPVTFTFKEYQYKDSPKNEMTFREFETACEQSSACSHMTGLARTRCVRECVSPSCYRELYQIDPLEDGEIDVRLNSFKGCFIQRSGRTRN, translated from the exons ATGTACCGAATATCTGTGTTACTTGGATGGTACTTATTTATAGGATTTTATGGGATTTGTAAAAGTGTTGCTGAACAAACTCCAGTGACTTTTACATTTAAAGAATATCAGTATAAAGATTCCCCTAAAAAC GAAATGACATTTCGGGAGTTCGAAACCGCTTGTGAACAGAGCAGTGCCTGTAGCCACATGACCGGCCTTGCTCGAACACGTTGCGTGAGGGAGTGTGTCTCCCCTTCGTGTTACAGGGAACTTTATCAAATAGATCCG CTTGAAGATGGTGAAATAGACGTGCGATTGAACTCTTTCAAAGGTTGCTTCATTCAAAGAAGTGGCAGAACTAGAAACTGA